A DNA window from Chelativorans sp. AA-79 contains the following coding sequences:
- a CDS encoding copper homeostasis protein CutC, translating into MDERLLEVCVDDAPGLHAAIAGGANRIELCAALTVGGLTPSPGLMAAAAGSPVPVYAMIRPRSGDFVFAETEIEIMLADIDHARHCGLSGVVLGASLPDGRLDAAVLRRLCMHAQGLGTTLHRAFDLVPSFADAIEIAVELGFERILTSGGAPTVLQGLDQLERIVALAGNRISIMPGGGVKAENAAELIARLGVRELHASGGLARGPAGEKILELGFDAASRRATDKNTVAAVKAAMGGR; encoded by the coding sequence ATGGACGAGCGGCTTCTTGAAGTCTGTGTCGACGACGCGCCCGGCCTCCATGCGGCCATTGCGGGCGGCGCGAACCGGATCGAGTTGTGTGCGGCGCTCACGGTCGGCGGCTTGACTCCGAGCCCCGGCCTGATGGCCGCTGCGGCAGGAAGTCCCGTGCCGGTCTATGCGATGATCCGCCCGCGCAGCGGCGACTTCGTCTTCGCGGAAACCGAGATCGAAATCATGCTGGCCGACATCGACCATGCCCGCCATTGCGGTCTCAGCGGGGTGGTGCTGGGCGCCAGCCTGCCTGACGGGCGGCTCGATGCAGCCGTTCTGAGGCGGCTTTGTATGCATGCGCAGGGGCTGGGCACGACGCTGCACCGGGCATTCGATCTGGTTCCAAGTTTCGCCGATGCCATTGAAATTGCCGTAGAACTCGGCTTCGAGCGCATCCTGACCTCCGGCGGCGCGCCCACGGTGCTGCAAGGCCTGGATCAGCTCGAGCGCATTGTCGCGCTTGCGGGGAACAGGATCTCGATCATGCCCGGCGGAGGCGTGAAGGCGGAGAACGCTGCGGAACTGATCGCGCGACTCGGCGTACGCGAACTGCACGCCTCGGGCGGGCTGGCCCGAGGCCCAGCGGGGGAAAAGATCCTGGAACTGGGCTTCGATGCGGCCTCTCGCCGGGCGACGGACAAGAACACGGTCGCAGCGGTGAAGGCGGCCATGGGCGGAAGGTGA
- a CDS encoding ROK family protein, protein MISQATGARVASQAEPVAYCADIGGSFIKFGRAYGPGDVSVEEHVPTPVASWQGFMDALAGLLERHGPESRPLPLAISIAGLFDTRTGRVTAANIPCFMHHDLITELSSYLGRKVLIANDADSFALAEANIGVGRGHEVVMCIILGTGVGGGLVAGGRLVQGAGGVTAEWGHGSIVQTSVTLPGSGEQIVVPRFACGCGQSGCTDTIGGARGIERLHRHLTGHRRSSHDILDAWEVGDPVAGRTVCVYLELLSEPLAYAINITGASMVPVGGGLATRPALIDALDRAVRKRTLNAYTEQLVLPGRHITDGGLVGVSVLASQQ, encoded by the coding sequence ATGATTTCGCAAGCAACCGGGGCGCGGGTCGCATCTCAAGCCGAACCCGTCGCATATTGCGCCGATATCGGCGGTTCGTTCATCAAGTTCGGCCGGGCTTACGGGCCGGGAGATGTTTCGGTCGAGGAACATGTCCCCACGCCGGTCGCCTCGTGGCAGGGCTTCATGGACGCCCTGGCCGGGCTCCTCGAACGGCATGGACCGGAGAGCCGGCCGCTGCCGCTTGCCATTTCCATCGCAGGCCTGTTCGATACGCGGACCGGGCGGGTCACGGCTGCCAATATTCCCTGCTTCATGCACCACGACCTGATTACCGAGTTGTCGAGCTATCTGGGACGCAAGGTCCTGATTGCCAACGACGCCGACAGCTTTGCGCTGGCCGAAGCCAATATCGGGGTCGGACGCGGCCATGAGGTCGTCATGTGCATCATCCTAGGGACCGGAGTGGGTGGAGGTCTCGTTGCGGGCGGCAGGCTGGTGCAGGGGGCAGGCGGAGTGACCGCCGAATGGGGGCATGGTTCCATCGTGCAGACCAGCGTCACCCTCCCCGGCTCGGGCGAGCAGATCGTCGTGCCGCGCTTTGCCTGCGGTTGCGGGCAAAGCGGCTGTACCGACACGATCGGCGGGGCACGCGGCATCGAGCGGCTGCATCGGCATTTGACCGGACATCGCCGCTCCAGCCACGATATTCTTGACGCGTGGGAGGTGGGCGACCCCGTGGCCGGCAGGACCGTCTGCGTCTATCTCGAGCTTCTCAGCGAGCCACTCGCTTATGCCATCAACATCACCGGAGCATCCATGGTCCCAGTCGGCGGCGGACTTGCGACGCGCCCGGCGCTGATCGATGCGCTGGACCGCGCCGTGCGCAAGCGCACGCTCAACGCTTACACCGAGCAGTTGGTCCTGCCCGGGCGCCATATCACCGACGGCGGGCTCGTGGGGGTCTCGGTGCTCGCGTCCCAGCAATGA
- a CDS encoding ABC transporter permease — translation MIGAVLVGLILLMAIFAPWIAGTDPYAQNLANTLEPPSWKHPFGTDDNGRDIFARVIYGAQISLLEVVLSVGIATAVGVPLGIVSGMSGRLVDQAIMWIMDVLFAFPGIVLAILIVSVLGPSLFNLMIAIALFAIPVYARLSRNVTLGLKHMEFIEAAIALGVPRRRILVHYILRNSVGPIIVQSTLTAGTVILSAASLSFLGLGAQPPIPEWGAMMSQGRNYLGVNIWMSLFPGLAIMITVLGFNILGDGLRDLLDPRK, via the coding sequence GTGATCGGCGCCGTCCTTGTCGGCCTTATCCTTCTCATGGCGATCTTCGCGCCATGGATCGCCGGAACCGATCCCTATGCCCAGAACCTCGCCAACACGCTCGAGCCTCCGTCCTGGAAGCACCCGTTCGGCACCGATGACAATGGCCGGGACATTTTCGCCCGCGTCATCTACGGTGCACAGATATCGCTACTCGAAGTGGTGCTCAGCGTGGGCATCGCGACCGCGGTCGGCGTGCCTCTGGGGATTGTTTCGGGGATGTCGGGCCGCCTTGTCGACCAGGCGATCATGTGGATCATGGACGTTCTGTTCGCCTTTCCCGGCATCGTGCTGGCCATTCTCATCGTGAGCGTGCTCGGCCCCAGCCTCTTCAATCTGATGATCGCCATCGCGCTCTTTGCTATTCCGGTCTATGCGCGCCTGAGTCGCAACGTCACGCTGGGGTTGAAGCATATGGAGTTCATCGAAGCAGCGATCGCCCTCGGTGTTCCCCGCCGGCGCATCCTTGTCCACTATATCCTGCGAAATTCGGTTGGCCCGATCATCGTTCAGTCCACGCTCACCGCGGGAACCGTCATCCTTTCGGCGGCATCCCTCTCCTTTCTCGGTCTGGGCGCCCAACCGCCGATCCCCGAATGGGGCGCGATGATGAGCCAGGGACGCAATTATCTCGGCGTCAATATCTGGATGTCGCTGTTCCCGGGGCTGGCGATCATGATCACGGTGCTCGGATTCAACATTCTCGGCGACGGCTTGCGAGACCTGCTGGATCCGAGAAAATGA
- a CDS encoding ABC transporter permease, producing MHRYILRKLISLPFILIGVSLLVFIAIRMLPGEPARVMAGPEATQEAVDAMTVRLGLDRSIPEQYLTFSANALRGDFGESIRSRLPVWNEIADRLPYTVALAITAYIFAIGIGVPSGMLAAIYRNRWPDYIVMVLAIAGASIANFWLALMAMNYFSVHLGWLPLLGASSWQSYILPSITLAVLPMAVIARMTRSSMIEVLSQDYIRTARAKGVPNSSVYWSHALRNALIPIVTIVGLNFGGLIGGAVVTETVFNWPGIGRLLVDAVRYRDYPVIQGVTMVAVFGVVIINFAAEMVIAALNPRIRFG from the coding sequence ATGCACCGTTACATCCTCCGCAAGCTGATCTCGCTGCCGTTCATCCTGATCGGTGTGTCTCTTCTCGTCTTCATTGCCATCCGCATGCTGCCGGGCGAGCCCGCCCGTGTGATGGCCGGCCCTGAAGCCACCCAGGAAGCCGTCGATGCGATGACGGTGCGCCTCGGCCTCGACCGCTCGATCCCCGAGCAATACCTGACCTTCTCCGCCAATGCGCTGCGGGGCGATTTCGGGGAATCCATCCGTTCGCGCCTACCGGTCTGGAACGAGATCGCCGACCGTCTTCCCTATACCGTCGCCCTGGCCATTACAGCTTACATCTTTGCAATCGGCATCGGCGTCCCCTCGGGTATGCTGGCCGCGATCTACCGCAACCGATGGCCCGACTACATCGTCATGGTGCTGGCGATCGCGGGAGCCTCCATCGCCAATTTCTGGCTGGCGCTAATGGCGATGAACTACTTCTCCGTCCATCTGGGCTGGCTTCCCCTGCTGGGCGCGAGTTCCTGGCAAAGCTACATCCTGCCATCGATAACGCTGGCGGTTTTGCCGATGGCGGTCATCGCCCGAATGACGCGTTCCTCGATGATCGAGGTGCTCAGTCAGGATTACATCCGTACGGCGCGCGCCAAAGGCGTGCCGAACTCCAGCGTCTATTGGAGCCACGCCCTTCGTAACGCGCTGATCCCCATCGTCACCATCGTCGGCTTGAACTTCGGCGGCCTGATCGGCGGCGCGGTGGTGACCGAGACCGTGTTCAACTGGCCGGGCATCGGCCGGCTGCTGGTGGATGCAGTGCGCTACCGCGACTATCCGGTGATCCAGGGCGTCACGATGGTTGCGGTCTTCGGGGTCGTCATCATCAACTTCGCCGCCGAAATGGTCATCGCAGCCCTCAATCCAAGAATCAGGTTCGGCTAG
- a CDS encoding ABC transporter substrate-binding protein produces MPFLSALRRGVLATVLIGAAAFSTATAAETLTVMQSEAPRSMDPGDQSATFTNALLAPVYEGLLLRGSDMQLKPGLATEWSANETGTEWTFTLRDGVVFHDGTEFNADAVVYNFERHLDTSRGLAASGRLRTFLDSVEKIDDETVRFRLKAPYPAFLNILTTNAGQIVSPTADAEGNLGAASVGTGPYRMAEYRSGEYVLQEKFDDYWGDNADSVEAIRWTWSSEPSVLNMALQAGDADVINPVPPAFAAAIDANPELNLHVSDGAAVFWVALNTEAKPLDDVRVRQALNFATDREGIINAIMSGYATPANSPLATVAEGYDPDLDPYPLDLDRARKLLEEAGYPDGFEMSVIVQEQEARIGEVLQAMWAEIGVELDVRRMESGVWSAAAFGDIEQKAAEDVDAVIASWSSGVNGPDLQFRPLYHSSSFAPAGANLGFYHNEEFDSLLDEAAATVDVDVRNEIYGKLQQMINEDAPHVLLYVSQDLYATREGVENVWMIPGGLVRVDAATKQ; encoded by the coding sequence ATGCCATTTCTGTCTGCTTTGCGAAGGGGAGTGCTGGCTACCGTCCTGATCGGTGCAGCCGCCTTCTCAACCGCCACCGCCGCCGAGACGCTGACCGTCATGCAGAGCGAAGCTCCCCGCTCCATGGATCCGGGCGATCAGAGTGCGACCTTCACGAACGCGCTATTGGCCCCGGTCTATGAAGGCCTGCTGCTGCGCGGGTCCGACATGCAGCTCAAGCCGGGTCTGGCCACCGAGTGGAGCGCCAATGAAACCGGCACCGAATGGACCTTCACGCTGCGTGACGGCGTCGTCTTCCACGATGGGACCGAATTCAATGCCGATGCCGTCGTCTACAATTTCGAACGACATCTGGACACCAGTCGCGGCCTGGCCGCATCGGGCCGCCTGCGCACCTTCCTCGACAGTGTCGAGAAGATCGACGACGAGACCGTCCGGTTCAGGCTCAAGGCACCCTATCCCGCATTCCTCAACATCCTGACCACCAATGCCGGTCAGATCGTCAGCCCCACGGCGGACGCGGAAGGAAACCTCGGTGCGGCTTCGGTCGGCACCGGTCCGTACCGCATGGCCGAATACCGTTCGGGCGAGTATGTGCTTCAGGAGAAATTCGACGATTACTGGGGCGACAACGCGGACAGCGTCGAAGCCATCCGCTGGACCTGGTCGTCCGAGCCGTCGGTGCTGAACATGGCACTTCAAGCAGGGGACGCCGATGTCATCAACCCGGTGCCGCCCGCCTTTGCCGCGGCGATCGACGCCAATCCGGAACTCAACCTGCACGTTTCCGACGGTGCGGCGGTATTCTGGGTGGCGCTCAATACCGAGGCCAAACCGCTTGACGACGTTCGCGTGCGTCAGGCTCTGAACTTCGCCACCGACAGGGAAGGCATCATCAACGCCATCATGTCCGGCTATGCCACACCCGCCAATTCGCCGCTCGCGACCGTGGCCGAGGGATATGATCCCGACCTCGACCCCTATCCGCTCGATCTGGACCGGGCACGCAAACTGCTCGAAGAGGCCGGCTATCCCGACGGCTTCGAAATGTCCGTTATCGTCCAGGAACAGGAAGCGCGTATCGGAGAAGTGCTGCAGGCCATGTGGGCTGAAATCGGCGTCGAACTCGATGTGCGGCGCATGGAGAGCGGCGTCTGGTCCGCGGCGGCCTTCGGCGATATCGAGCAGAAAGCTGCCGAGGATGTCGATGCGGTGATCGCTTCCTGGTCGTCGGGCGTCAACGGACCGGATCTCCAGTTCCGCCCACTCTACCACTCGTCGAGCTTCGCACCGGCCGGCGCCAATCTCGGCTTTTATCACAACGAGGAATTCGACTCGCTTCTGGACGAAGCTGCCGCCACCGTCGATGTGGATGTGCGCAACGAGATCTATGGCAAGCTGCAGCAAATGATCAACGAGGACGCCCCGCATGTCCTGCTCTACGTCTCCCAGGATCTCTATGCCACGCGTGAAGGTGTCGAGAACGTCTGGATGATCCCGGGCGGTCTCGTCCGCGTGGACGCAGCAACCAAGCAGTAA
- a CDS encoding ROK family protein has protein sequence MTRADLGARIGLSKAAMSGLTRELLDKGLLRETSTVQRQGRPSTLLDLRPEGAYFIGVSMMSDPALIALVDLKGGIVASIEVPRSIDPDAFAQTVADSLPSLTRTGGVASERVAGMGVSLSGLVDQEQANCIKSTLLGWQDVPLAKLIRTRTNLPTFIENDAKALAVREKLFGEARDMHAFTLIWLGDGIGAAHFVHDRLYRGAHGGAGEIAHCTVDVDGLPCRCGKIGCLDTVASMIAILDQARADGIEAETLRDVEAVAASGSSSAIRLLHRAGSALGLAIAQIIQINDPQMVVVTHREEAFDGLFATVMQQAIEANVLPRLSGDTPIRMRRVADDAWAVGAASVATQSFLNGII, from the coding sequence ATGACCCGGGCCGACCTGGGCGCGCGCATAGGGCTTAGCAAAGCTGCCATGAGCGGGCTCACGCGCGAATTGCTCGATAAGGGTCTGCTGCGCGAGACCAGCACCGTCCAGCGCCAGGGCCGTCCTTCCACACTGCTGGACCTGAGGCCCGAGGGTGCTTATTTCATCGGAGTATCGATGATGTCGGACCCGGCGCTGATCGCGCTGGTCGACCTCAAGGGGGGCATTGTCGCCAGCATCGAGGTCCCCCGCAGCATCGATCCGGACGCCTTCGCCCAGACCGTGGCCGATTCCCTGCCCAGCCTCACCAGGACCGGAGGCGTTGCATCCGAGCGTGTAGCGGGCATGGGCGTTTCGCTCTCCGGCCTCGTCGACCAGGAGCAGGCAAACTGCATCAAATCGACACTGTTGGGCTGGCAGGATGTGCCGTTGGCCAAGCTCATCCGCACGCGCACGAACCTGCCCACCTTCATCGAGAACGACGCCAAGGCCCTGGCCGTCCGCGAGAAGCTGTTCGGTGAAGCCCGCGACATGCACGCCTTCACCCTTATCTGGCTGGGCGATGGCATCGGTGCAGCACATTTCGTTCACGACCGGCTGTACCGGGGTGCGCATGGCGGTGCCGGCGAAATCGCCCATTGCACGGTGGATGTCGACGGGCTGCCGTGCCGCTGTGGCAAGATCGGCTGTCTGGATACCGTCGCCTCGATGATCGCGATCCTCGATCAGGCGCGGGCCGACGGCATCGAGGCCGAAACGCTGCGCGATGTCGAAGCGGTTGCGGCCAGCGGCTCCTCCAGCGCCATCAGGCTGCTTCACCGCGCCGGCAGCGCCCTTGGCCTCGCCATCGCCCAGATCATTCAGATCAACGATCCGCAGATGGTCGTCGTCACCCACCGGGAAGAAGCGTTCGACGGATTGTTCGCGACAGTCATGCAGCAGGCCATCGAGGCCAATGTGCTGCCCCGGCTTTCCGGCGACACGCCCATCCGCATGCGGCGTGTCGCCGACGACGCGTGGGCCGTGGGCGCAGCGAGTGTTGCGACCCAGAGTTTCTTGAACGGAATCATTTAG
- a CDS encoding M81 family metallopeptidase — protein sequence MRIAVGGIHIECSTYNPVLTRAEEFRVLRGAELLEAPYLAFLADYDATFLPTIHARCIPGGPVARETYEAFKAEFLNRLGELLPLDGLYLAMHGAMNVEGMEDAEGDWITAARELVGPNCIVSASYDLHGNLSQRIIDSLDIYSTYRTAPHIDVEETMRRSVSMLIRALETKEIPHVVWAPVPVVLPGERTSTVDEPARSLYARLPGIDAKPGIWDASLNVGYVWADEPRATAAAIMTGTDRAALENEAKALAQAYWDAREGFVFGPETGSIEECVAKAVASETGPVVLAESGDNPTGGGVGDRTELFAALVAADAKQTIFAGIADAPATEAAYRAGVGARQEFAIGATLDRGSRPFSGIFEVVFLAEAGNPADRQAVLRIGGVDLVVTARRRPFHAIADFTALGLDPNSAKIVAVKSGYLSPELAPIANPNLLVLSPGAVDQFIERLVRSRKQHPTYPFDKDFDFTPAAFVSARAARNT from the coding sequence ATGCGCATCGCCGTCGGCGGTATCCACATCGAATGCAGCACCTACAATCCCGTCCTGACGCGGGCGGAGGAGTTCCGTGTGCTGCGCGGCGCTGAACTGCTCGAGGCACCCTATTTGGCTTTCCTGGCCGACTATGATGCGACGTTCCTGCCGACCATCCACGCGCGCTGCATCCCCGGGGGGCCGGTTGCGCGGGAGACCTACGAAGCGTTCAAGGCCGAATTCCTGAACAGGCTCGGGGAACTGCTGCCGCTGGACGGTCTCTACCTGGCCATGCACGGGGCCATGAATGTCGAAGGCATGGAAGACGCCGAGGGCGATTGGATCACGGCCGCGCGCGAACTGGTAGGGCCCAATTGCATCGTTTCGGCCAGCTACGATCTGCACGGCAATCTTTCGCAGCGCATCATCGACAGCCTCGACATCTATTCGACCTATCGCACCGCGCCCCATATCGATGTCGAGGAGACGATGCGCCGGTCGGTGTCCATGCTGATCAGGGCGCTGGAGACGAAGGAGATCCCGCATGTCGTCTGGGCGCCGGTGCCGGTGGTGCTGCCGGGCGAGCGCACCAGCACGGTCGACGAACCCGCCAGGAGCCTCTATGCGCGGCTTCCCGGCATCGATGCCAAGCCAGGTATCTGGGATGCCTCGCTCAATGTCGGCTATGTCTGGGCGGACGAGCCGCGGGCGACCGCTGCGGCCATCATGACGGGAACCGACCGGGCCGCGCTGGAAAACGAAGCAAAGGCGCTGGCTCAGGCCTATTGGGATGCGCGCGAGGGCTTCGTCTTCGGCCCCGAGACCGGCTCGATCGAGGAATGCGTCGCCAAGGCCGTCGCAAGCGAGACCGGGCCGGTGGTGCTTGCCGAATCCGGCGACAATCCGACCGGCGGTGGCGTCGGCGACCGGACCGAACTGTTCGCCGCGCTGGTCGCCGCCGATGCGAAGCAGACCATCTTCGCCGGTATCGCCGACGCTCCGGCGACCGAAGCCGCCTACAGGGCCGGTGTCGGCGCAAGGCAGGAATTCGCCATCGGCGCGACGCTCGACCGCGGCAGCAGGCCGTTTTCCGGCATATTCGAGGTCGTGTTCCTTGCCGAGGCCGGGAATCCCGCCGACCGGCAGGCCGTTCTGCGCATCGGCGGGGTCGACCTCGTGGTGACCGCGCGCCGCCGGCCCTTCCACGCCATTGCCGATTTTACCGCTCTCGGTTTGGATCCCAACAGCGCGAAGATCGTCGCGGTGAAATCGGGCTATCTCTCGCCCGAACTGGCCCCCATCGCCAATCCCAACCTGCTGGTGCTGTCTCCGGGCGCGGTGGATCAGTTCATCGAACGCCTCGTGCGCAGTCGCAAGCAGCATCCCACCTATCCATTCGACAAGGACTTCGACTTCACCCCGGCGGCCTTCGTTTCCGCCAGGGCGGCGCGCAACACCTGA
- a CDS encoding ABC transporter ATP-binding protein: MTEAVADLSQPVLSVRSLTTSFLSGGEWNPVVRNVSLDVMPGETLAIVGESGSGKSVTSLSIMRLLPRTSSRIEGSILLNGRELLALDETEMRKVRGRDAAMIFQEPMTSLNPVFTIGRQISEALTCHKPLSAAEAKAETIRLLEKVRIPNAAERLRSYPHQFSGGMRQRVMIAMALASRPKLLIADEPTTALDVTIQGQILDLIKALQEEEGMSVLFITHDMGVVAEVADRTVVLYRGEAVETGTTAEIFTAGKHPYTRALLAAVPRMGSMTGQPRPLRFAVVDKQTGIPGPETPLATAVDRETPILSVRNLVTRYGIGGGLFGKHAGAVHAVENVSFDIFKGETLSLVGESGCGKSTIGRSIMRLTSSESGEVIEGGEIIIDGRDVRSLRRSELNALRRSTQMIFQDPFASLNPRMTIAEALTEPFIVHRLGTRKQAKEKAAELIEQVGLSPDMLKRYPHEFSGGQRQRISIARALTLDPKIIIADESVSALDVSIKAQVVNLLLDLQEKRGLSYLFISHDMAVVERVSHRVAVMYLGEIVEIGPRQALFADPQHPYTKKLMAAVPVPDPERRSLRRAISSDEIMSPIRPAGYEPPVHTYREVRPGHIVRVEDQAA; the protein is encoded by the coding sequence ATGACAGAAGCAGTCGCAGACCTTTCACAGCCGGTCCTTTCCGTCAGGAGTCTGACCACCTCCTTCCTGAGCGGCGGGGAGTGGAACCCGGTGGTGCGGAACGTGTCGCTCGACGTCATGCCGGGCGAAACACTCGCGATCGTGGGGGAGTCGGGCTCCGGCAAGAGCGTGACGTCGCTTTCGATCATGCGGCTCCTGCCCAGGACGTCGAGTCGGATCGAGGGCTCCATCCTGCTCAACGGCCGCGAGTTGCTCGCTCTGGACGAGACGGAGATGCGCAAGGTGCGTGGACGCGACGCGGCCATGATCTTCCAGGAGCCGATGACCAGCCTCAATCCGGTCTTCACGATCGGCCGCCAGATCTCCGAAGCGCTCACATGCCATAAGCCCCTTTCAGCCGCAGAGGCGAAAGCCGAAACCATCCGGCTCCTGGAAAAGGTTCGCATCCCCAACGCCGCCGAGCGCCTCAGGAGCTATCCGCACCAGTTCTCCGGTGGTATGCGGCAGCGGGTGATGATCGCGATGGCACTGGCCAGCCGTCCCAAACTCCTGATCGCGGACGAGCCGACAACGGCGCTCGACGTCACCATCCAGGGGCAGATCCTCGACCTGATCAAGGCTTTGCAGGAAGAGGAGGGCATGTCGGTCCTCTTCATCACCCATGACATGGGTGTGGTCGCGGAGGTCGCGGACCGCACCGTGGTCCTGTATCGCGGCGAGGCGGTGGAAACGGGGACGACCGCGGAAATCTTTACGGCGGGAAAGCACCCCTATACGCGCGCGCTGCTTGCAGCCGTGCCTCGCATGGGCTCGATGACGGGCCAGCCTCGTCCTCTCCGCTTCGCCGTCGTGGACAAGCAGACCGGCATTCCCGGTCCTGAAACGCCCCTTGCAACGGCTGTCGATCGCGAAACGCCGATTCTTTCCGTACGCAATCTCGTGACCCGATACGGGATCGGCGGCGGACTGTTCGGCAAACATGCCGGCGCCGTACACGCCGTCGAAAACGTCTCGTTCGACATTTTCAAAGGCGAGACGCTGTCTCTCGTCGGTGAATCGGGATGCGGCAAGTCCACCATCGGCCGCTCGATCATGCGGCTGACCAGTTCCGAAAGCGGCGAGGTGATCGAAGGCGGCGAGATCATCATCGACGGGCGGGACGTACGTTCCTTGAGACGGAGCGAGCTCAACGCGCTCAGGCGCTCGACGCAGATGATCTTCCAGGACCCCTTCGCGAGCCTCAACCCGCGCATGACCATTGCCGAAGCGCTTACCGAGCCCTTCATCGTCCACAGGCTGGGCACACGCAAGCAGGCGAAGGAAAAAGCGGCCGAACTCATCGAACAGGTCGGGTTGAGCCCGGACATGCTGAAGCGCTATCCGCACGAATTCTCCGGCGGGCAACGCCAGAGGATTTCGATTGCCCGCGCTTTGACGCTTGATCCGAAGATCATCATCGCCGACGAGTCGGTCTCCGCGCTCGATGTCTCGATCAAGGCGCAGGTGGTCAATCTCCTGCTCGACCTGCAAGAGAAGCGCGGTCTTTCCTATCTCTTCATTTCCCACGACATGGCCGTTGTCGAGCGGGTCAGCCACCGTGTCGCCGTCATGTATCTGGGGGAAATCGTGGAGATCGGCCCGCGCCAAGCGCTTTTCGCCGATCCCCAGCATCCCTATACGAAGAAGCTGATGGCCGCCGTGCCGGTGCCCGACCCGGAAAGGCGTTCCCTGCGCCGGGCGATCAGCAGCGACGAGATCATGAGTCCCATACGACCTGCAGGATACGAGCCGCCAGTCCACACTTACCGGGAGGTGAGGCCAGGTCATATCGTGCGGGTCGAAGATCAGGCTGCCTGA